In a genomic window of Kiloniellales bacterium:
- a CDS encoding EAL domain-containing protein — protein sequence MPTADSEESLAELARLLTVIEASGDLLYDWDLTSDRLVWTGATPRLFGESKTGFPEVGEAFQGRIHPEDLPHCVSARVDHISGLGEYDCEYRVRRADGRFQWVHDRGTVKHAANGTPCRMVGILRLVTRRKQHEAKLEYLAGFDDLTGQFNKLRVREALDHALRDGEPGQGGAFVTIGLDRMGLINAVYGHEAGDRVIFEIAQRLEREFGEGGVIGRLDSDRFGVVLTDCSEEQALEISERLLHAVRHYPIEIGGREVHVSASAGLVLYPGQGDASFDIITKGDAALLRAKTAARDGVALYELTEAQRQDQLDSMNVGEEVKLALKENRLAFAYQPMVDAETGEIRCYECLLRMRSPSGDTVPAHRFVPVVENLGLVRTIDRRALELVIRDLETHPDIELALNISGLTATDRSWLRLLKSRIKDRPDLARRLIVEITETAALQDIEESASFVSAIRQLGCRVAVDDFGAGYTTFRYLKALTVDLVKIDGSFTRDIDTSSENQLFIRNLLDLARSFGLLTVAECVERSEEASYLRREGVDMLQGHLFGLPLDALPDPGSSSRLVPREVETQGARSHVG from the coding sequence TTGCCAACCGCCGATTCCGAGGAAAGCCTGGCTGAGCTGGCTCGCCTTCTGACGGTGATCGAGGCATCGGGCGACCTTCTCTACGACTGGGACCTCACGAGCGACCGTCTGGTGTGGACCGGCGCGACCCCGCGGCTCTTCGGCGAGTCCAAGACCGGCTTTCCCGAGGTCGGGGAGGCCTTTCAGGGCCGGATCCATCCGGAGGACTTGCCGCACTGCGTGAGCGCGCGGGTCGATCACATTTCCGGCCTTGGCGAGTACGACTGCGAGTACCGCGTGCGGCGCGCCGACGGGCGTTTCCAATGGGTGCACGACCGCGGAACCGTGAAACACGCCGCCAACGGGACCCCCTGCCGCATGGTTGGAATCCTCCGCCTGGTAACCCGGCGCAAGCAGCACGAGGCGAAGCTCGAGTATCTCGCCGGTTTCGACGACCTGACCGGTCAGTTCAACAAGCTCCGGGTCCGCGAGGCGCTGGATCATGCCCTGCGCGACGGCGAGCCGGGCCAGGGCGGGGCCTTCGTCACGATCGGTCTCGACCGCATGGGACTGATCAACGCGGTCTACGGCCATGAAGCGGGCGACCGCGTCATCTTCGAGATCGCCCAGCGCCTGGAGCGGGAGTTCGGCGAGGGCGGGGTGATCGGCCGCCTCGACAGCGACCGTTTCGGCGTCGTGCTGACCGACTGCAGCGAAGAACAGGCGCTGGAGATCTCCGAGCGGCTGCTGCATGCCGTGCGCCACTACCCGATCGAGATCGGCGGCCGGGAGGTCCACGTGTCCGCCTCGGCCGGCCTGGTGCTCTACCCGGGGCAGGGCGACGCCTCCTTCGACATCATCACCAAGGGTGATGCAGCGCTGCTCAGGGCCAAGACCGCCGCGCGCGACGGCGTCGCCCTCTACGAGCTGACCGAAGCGCAGCGCCAGGACCAGCTCGACAGCATGAACGTCGGCGAAGAGGTGAAGCTGGCCCTCAAGGAGAACCGCCTCGCCTTCGCCTATCAGCCCATGGTCGATGCCGAAACCGGCGAGATCCGCTGTTACGAGTGTCTGCTGCGCATGCGGAGCCCGAGCGGCGATACCGTCCCGGCGCACCGTTTCGTTCCGGTGGTCGAGAACCTCGGCTTGGTGCGGACCATCGACCGGCGCGCCCTGGAGCTGGTCATCCGCGACCTCGAGACCCACCCCGATATCGAGCTCGCTCTCAACATCTCGGGCCTGACCGCGACGGATCGCTCGTGGCTGCGGCTGCTGAAGTCGCGGATCAAGGACCGTCCCGATCTGGCGCGCCGCCTCATCGTGGAGATCACCGAGACCGCGGCGCTGCAGGACATCGAGGAATCGGCGAGCTTCGTGTCCGCGATCCGCCAGCTGGGCTGCCGCGTGGCCGTCGACGATTTCGGCGCCGGTTATACGACATTCCGCTACCTCAAGGCCCTGACCGTGGATCTGGTCAAGATCGACGGGTCCTTCACCCGCGACATCGACACCTCGTCGGAGAACCAGCTGTTCATTCGAAACCTGCTGGACCTGGCCCGGAGCTTCGGTCTCCTGACGGTCGCCGAATGCGTCGAGCGGTCGGAGGAGGCCTCTTATCTGCGCCGTGAGGGTGTCGACATGCTGCAGGGGCACCTGTTCGGACTGCCGCTGGACGCCCTCCCCGATCCGGGCAGCAGTTCCCGGCTCGTGCCACGAGAGGTGGAAACTCAGGGTGCGCGCTCACACGTCGGCTGA
- a CDS encoding helix-turn-helix transcriptional regulator yields MAGPPLAKRSSPSCESVDRHVGLRIRKRRIELGLTQQQLAKLIGVTFQQAHKYERGVNRISAGRLFELACALRVDIGYFFQELEDGGERTVLDNRQRLCLEVSRNFANITNERHQQAVSQLCRLLAAEM; encoded by the coding sequence ATGGCAGGTCCTCCCTTGGCGAAGAGATCATCACCCAGCTGCGAATCCGTCGATCGGCACGTGGGTCTGAGGATCCGCAAGCGTCGCATCGAACTCGGGCTGACCCAGCAACAACTGGCCAAGCTGATCGGCGTCACCTTTCAGCAAGCGCACAAGTACGAGCGCGGCGTCAACCGAATCTCGGCCGGGCGGCTGTTCGAATTGGCCTGCGCTCTAAGGGTCGATATCGGCTACTTCTTCCAAGAGCTGGAGGACGGCGGAGAGCGCACCGTGCTCGACAACAGGCAGCGGCTGTGTCTCGAGGTCTCGCGCAACTTCGCGAACATCACCAACGAACGTCACCAGCAGGCGGTCAGCCAGCTCTGCCGCCTGCTCGCCGCCGAGATGTGA
- a CDS encoding pilus assembly protein, with protein MPVARTRARAAKGRRSWSPFRLLSSGESGVAIVDFALVAPFLVFLFMGGVEISRFALLNQKLSRVATNASDLVSQSEFLTEDDMEQVFIATQFSLQPFALGDDGVVILSSVSTEDEPTDPRVNWQRSGGGTGSFSSRVGSPGGPADLPFGYEMKANRNIIVSEVYFDFEPLFFGGVTSPKELAHFAIYRPRLGALTEILP; from the coding sequence ATGCCAGTAGCCAGAACGCGCGCCCGTGCCGCGAAGGGACGCCGCAGCTGGTCTCCTTTTCGCCTCCTGTCTTCCGGGGAGAGCGGCGTCGCCATCGTCGACTTCGCCCTGGTGGCGCCGTTCCTGGTCTTCCTGTTCATGGGCGGGGTCGAGATCAGCCGTTTCGCCCTGCTCAATCAGAAGCTGTCGCGCGTGGCGACCAACGCCAGCGACCTGGTTTCCCAGTCGGAGTTCCTGACCGAAGACGACATGGAGCAGGTCTTCATCGCCACGCAGTTCTCACTGCAACCTTTCGCGCTCGGCGACGACGGCGTCGTCATCCTCTCTTCCGTCAGCACGGAGGACGAGCCGACCGATCCGCGCGTCAACTGGCAGCGTTCCGGCGGCGGAACCGGGTCGTTCTCGAGCCGGGTCGGCAGTCCGGGCGGGCCGGCCGACCTGCCGTTCGGCTACGAGATGAAGGCCAACCGCAACATCATCGTCTCGGAGGTCTACTTCGATTTCGAGCCGCTATTCTTCGGCGGCGTGACCTCGCCGAAGGAGCTTGCGCACTTTGCGATCTATCGTCCGCGCCTGGGCGCGCTCACTGAAATTCTGCCCTGA
- a CDS encoding pilus assembly protein translates to MTTKKAGLLRRLRRSERGATALEFSFVMPILVLLVLGSIEFSMIAFASALLEGGLREASRFGITGQVPEGTTREQYIVDVMNAHGNGVVRLTEEDVSVLTYPNFSKIGQPEPFTDENGNGTYDSSEPYTDVNCNNQWDEDMGLAGAGAGGEVVLYSVTYELELMTGYLNGVIGKDGKFPLAASVAVRNEPFEGGTGICQ, encoded by the coding sequence ATGACGACCAAGAAAGCGGGCCTCCTCCGGCGCCTTCGGCGCTCCGAGCGGGGCGCGACGGCCCTGGAATTCAGCTTCGTGATGCCGATCCTGGTGCTCCTGGTGCTCGGCTCCATCGAGTTCAGCATGATCGCTTTCGCCAGCGCCTTGCTCGAGGGCGGTCTGCGCGAAGCCTCCCGCTTCGGCATCACCGGACAGGTGCCGGAGGGAACGACTCGCGAGCAGTACATCGTCGATGTGATGAACGCGCACGGCAACGGCGTCGTGAGACTCACCGAAGAGGACGTCTCGGTCCTGACCTACCCGAACTTCAGCAAGATCGGGCAGCCCGAGCCCTTCACCGACGAGAACGGCAATGGCACCTACGATTCCAGCGAGCCCTACACCGACGTCAACTGCAACAACCAGTGGGACGAGGACATGGGACTGGCCGGCGCCGGCGCGGGCGGCGAGGTGGTCCTCTACAGCGTGACCTACGAATTGGAGCTGATGACCGGCTATCTCAATGGCGTCATAGGCAAGGACGGCAAGTTCCCGCTCGCGGCCAGCGTCGCCGTGCGCAACGAGCCCTTCGAAGGGGGGACCGGGATATGCCAGTAG
- a CDS encoding VWA domain-containing protein — MSEDRGASMPIVAAVLVPLMGFVGLATDAARAYVVKARLGDALDAAGLASAHEVFASDFSTQVEQYFKANFPDGYLGADVTLGEPQLSNNNNVLTLTASAEINTTFMRLFGFNSLNIVSSTEVTRLTSSLDVVLSMDMSGSMGNSDGSGSTRIAAARSAAKEMIDILFGSSESKDLLQVGLVPWNGKVNVTLNNGPAFDPALTDPVTVPTFTNPVTGLAQTQVFYANNSPVPLLVPPPAGWDGCVNARYIDGEDENQQGDVWLGPETYDETDWFGWEPNTLSRCLSHGITPLQSTQTDINDAIDELLSPDHVTNIAQGLAWAWRVVSPGAPFDQADPNPKGNHQRAIVLLTDGEQWGNSRDAYKAVFGSGSSAGPNGQNDRLRELATNIKREGIRIFVIQFYYDSGSLANLMKDVASGSGAPYYHFAPDGDALRDAFTEVADELSALRISR; from the coding sequence TTGTCCGAGGATCGGGGCGCCTCCATGCCCATCGTCGCCGCCGTTCTGGTCCCCCTCATGGGATTCGTCGGCCTCGCGACCGACGCCGCGCGGGCCTACGTCGTCAAGGCGAGGCTGGGCGACGCCCTCGACGCCGCGGGCTTGGCCAGCGCGCACGAGGTCTTCGCGAGCGACTTCTCGACCCAAGTGGAACAGTACTTCAAGGCCAACTTCCCCGATGGCTACCTGGGCGCCGATGTTACGCTGGGCGAGCCTCAATTGAGCAACAACAACAACGTGCTGACCCTGACCGCCTCGGCGGAGATCAACACGACCTTCATGCGCCTCTTCGGCTTCAATTCGCTGAACATCGTCAGCTCGACCGAGGTCACCCGCCTCACGTCGAGCCTGGACGTGGTGCTTTCCATGGACATGTCGGGCTCGATGGGCAACTCCGACGGCAGCGGCAGCACGCGGATCGCGGCCGCCCGATCGGCCGCCAAGGAGATGATCGACATTCTCTTCGGCTCGTCCGAGAGCAAGGACCTGCTGCAGGTCGGGCTCGTGCCCTGGAACGGCAAGGTCAACGTCACCCTGAACAATGGGCCGGCCTTCGATCCCGCGCTGACCGATCCGGTGACGGTGCCGACCTTCACGAATCCCGTGACCGGCCTGGCGCAGACCCAAGTCTTCTATGCCAACAACTCGCCGGTGCCGCTCCTGGTTCCGCCGCCGGCCGGATGGGACGGCTGCGTCAATGCGCGCTACATCGACGGCGAGGACGAGAACCAGCAGGGCGACGTCTGGCTCGGGCCGGAGACCTACGACGAAACCGATTGGTTCGGCTGGGAGCCGAACACCCTGTCCCGGTGTCTCAGCCACGGCATCACGCCGCTACAGAGCACGCAGACCGACATCAACGACGCGATCGACGAGCTCCTGTCCCCGGACCACGTGACCAACATCGCACAGGGCCTCGCCTGGGCCTGGCGCGTTGTTTCGCCGGGCGCCCCCTTCGACCAAGCCGATCCCAATCCCAAGGGAAATCACCAGCGCGCCATCGTGCTGCTCACCGACGGAGAGCAGTGGGGCAACAGCCGGGACGCCTACAAGGCGGTGTTCGGCTCCGGATCCAGCGCCGGGCCGAACGGCCAGAACGACCGCCTGCGCGAGCTGGCGACCAACATCAAGCGCGAAGGCATCAGGATCTTCGTCATCCAGTTCTACTACGACTCCGGTTCCCTGGCCAATCTGATGAAGGATGTGGCCTCGGGCTCCGGCGCCCCCTACTACCACTTTGCTCCGGACGGCGACGCGCTGCGTGACGCTTTCACCGAGGTCGCCGACGAGCTCTCGGCCTTGAGGATCTCAAGATGA
- a CDS encoding class I SAM-dependent methyltransferase, with protein sequence MEDVSRVEKTEGVLPPHPTLRQCYRVDDERPGYIQTLFDASARHYDWISALMSFGTDRRYRGDVLRRHGLTPGMAMLDVACGTGLVSVPARRIVGPSGMVVSLDPSPGMLSRAVERGRADFPVLGAAENLPLESDCFDLLCMGFALRHVEDLYAAFSEYKRVLKSGGKVLILDMTLPPSRRAYPFIKFYLNSFVPFLARVSTFNNQATHLLKYFWDTVDQCVPPEAILGALRDVGFEQVDRKVEAKVFSEYTAIKP encoded by the coding sequence ATGGAAGACGTATCGCGCGTTGAGAAGACCGAGGGCGTTTTGCCGCCGCACCCCACCTTGCGGCAGTGCTACAGAGTCGACGACGAGCGGCCGGGCTATATCCAAACGCTGTTCGACGCTTCCGCTCGGCACTATGACTGGATCAGTGCGCTCATGAGCTTCGGCACGGACAGGCGTTATCGCGGTGACGTCTTGCGTCGGCATGGCTTGACGCCAGGCATGGCCATGCTGGATGTGGCCTGCGGCACCGGCCTCGTGTCGGTTCCGGCAAGAAGGATCGTTGGCCCTTCCGGTATGGTCGTGAGCCTGGATCCCAGCCCCGGCATGCTCTCTCGGGCGGTCGAGCGCGGCCGGGCGGATTTTCCCGTTCTCGGCGCGGCCGAGAACCTGCCCCTGGAGAGCGATTGCTTCGATCTCTTGTGCATGGGCTTTGCGCTGCGCCATGTCGAAGACCTCTACGCCGCCTTCTCGGAGTACAAGCGCGTGCTGAAATCCGGCGGTAAAGTTCTGATATTGGATATGACCCTGCCGCCCTCGCGCCGAGCCTATCCTTTCATCAAGTTCTACCTGAATTCCTTTGTTCCCTTCTTGGCCAGGGTCAGCACCTTCAACAATCAGGCGACCCACCTGTTGAAGTACTTCTGGGACACCGTCGACCAATGTGTGCCGCCCGAGGCGATACTGGGCGCGCTGCGCGACGTCGGCTTCGAGCAGGTCGATCGTAAGGTCGAGGCCAAGGTCTTCAGCGAGTACACGGCGATCAAGCCGTAG
- a CDS encoding ABC transporter substrate-binding protein produces MAAFVWLADGRVMAASTQEAGEFLVNFGKRAVEEINDEALSPAERDQRFRELFNEAVDVRTIGKFVLGAHWRRATKQERADFLRVFEDIAVQRFLPMFTRDDHEYSGSGFEIVSINRDESKGGHIFVTVVIFRDEQDPINLIWRMRERENRFKILDISAEGLSMALTLRQEYNSAIKKLGSVTKLVGLLREKLDAGAFAPNPVSVN; encoded by the coding sequence ATGGCAGCCTTCGTCTGGCTCGCCGACGGGCGGGTCATGGCGGCCAGCACTCAAGAGGCCGGTGAATTCCTCGTCAACTTCGGGAAGCGGGCGGTCGAGGAAATCAATGACGAGGCGCTTTCGCCGGCCGAGCGGGATCAGCGATTCCGAGAGCTCTTCAACGAGGCCGTGGATGTCAGGACGATCGGCAAGTTCGTTCTGGGCGCCCACTGGCGGCGCGCAACCAAGCAGGAACGTGCGGACTTCCTGCGGGTCTTTGAAGACATTGCGGTCCAGCGGTTCCTGCCCATGTTCACGCGCGACGACCACGAATACTCGGGCAGCGGTTTCGAGATCGTCAGCATAAACCGTGACGAATCCAAGGGCGGTCACATCTTTGTCACGGTGGTGATCTTCCGCGACGAACAGGACCCGATCAATCTGATCTGGCGCATGCGTGAACGCGAGAATCGGTTCAAGATCCTCGACATCTCCGCGGAAGGCTTGAGCATGGCCCTGACCCTTCGGCAGGAATACAATTCTGCCATTAAGAAGCTGGGAAGCGTCACGAAGCTAGTCGGGCTGCTGAGAGAGAAGCTCGATGCCGGCGCCTTTGCCCCCAATCCGGTTTCGGTCAATTGA
- a CDS encoding glycosyltransferase family 2 protein, with the protein MSTTGPVYVVIPALNEAATIRALVAGVLLHVPHVVVVDDGSDDGTAQCLGDLPITLLRHSDRRGKSAALTTGMAHALTQGAAAVVTLDGDGQHRPEDLPAFLRQFAKTPGHIAIGARDIGRESFPGSRLFANRFANFWISWACGYPIKDSQCGYRLYPRAVLELVEPKYERLQGFVFESEILIDAASAGYRSVPVSIPALYDQVTRRASHFRPVTDIWQITVMVTRKLVSRGLYLDGLAAMTRQWLLARSRRSLPGDASEPLDQNAAERAPLGRRADS; encoded by the coding sequence TTGTCTACCACCGGCCCGGTCTATGTCGTGATACCGGCGCTCAACGAGGCCGCGACGATTCGGGCCTTGGTCGCGGGCGTGCTCCTCCACGTCCCCCATGTCGTGGTGGTCGACGACGGGTCGGACGACGGCACGGCCCAGTGCCTCGGCGATCTGCCGATTACGCTCCTCCGCCACAGCGACCGGCGCGGCAAGTCGGCCGCCTTGACCACGGGAATGGCGCACGCGCTGACGCAGGGCGCCGCCGCCGTCGTCACCCTGGACGGGGACGGTCAGCACCGCCCGGAGGACCTCCCGGCTTTTCTGCGGCAGTTCGCGAAGACGCCCGGCCATATCGCGATCGGTGCCCGGGACATCGGCCGTGAAAGCTTTCCCGGCTCGCGCCTATTCGCCAACCGTTTTGCCAACTTCTGGATTTCCTGGGCCTGCGGCTATCCGATCAAGGACAGCCAGTGCGGTTACCGGCTCTACCCCCGCGCCGTCCTGGAGCTGGTCGAGCCCAAGTACGAACGCCTCCAAGGGTTCGTTTTCGAGAGCGAAATTCTGATCGATGCCGCCAGCGCCGGATACCGCAGCGTCCCGGTTTCCATCCCCGCGCTCTACGACCAGGTGACCAGACGCGCGAGCCACTTTCGCCCCGTCACCGACATTTGGCAGATTACCGTGATGGTGACGCGGAAGCTGGTTTCCCGGGGCCTCTATCTCGACGGGTTGGCGGCGATGACGCGGCAATGGCTGCTGGCGCGCAGCCGCCGCTCGCTGCCTGGCGACGCCTCCGAGCCCCTGGACCAAAACGCTGCCGAGCGCGCACCCCTGGGCAGACGCGCCGACAGCTAG
- the fabG gene encoding 3-oxoacyl-ACP reductase FabG: MSGLRALVTGGSGAIGSAICHALARDGRRVVVHGSGRNRQPETVAAAIEQAGGQAETVYFDVTDETACRERLEALLADAPIQILVNNAGLHRDVPLAGMSAEQWHDVLRTTLDGFFNVTRPLILPMMRTRWGRVVNLSSLSAIKGNRGQVNYAAAKAGLHGATKSLALECAGRGITVNAVAPGVVDTPETREAFTAESIASLVPMKRAGRPEEIADLVAFLASERAGYITGQVIAIDGGIA; the protein is encoded by the coding sequence ATGAGTGGGCTTCGGGCCCTCGTAACCGGCGGCAGCGGCGCCATCGGCTCGGCCATCTGTCATGCCTTGGCGCGCGATGGACGCCGGGTCGTGGTCCACGGCAGCGGCCGGAACCGGCAACCCGAGACGGTCGCCGCGGCGATCGAGCAGGCCGGTGGGCAGGCCGAAACGGTGTACTTCGACGTGACCGACGAGACAGCCTGCCGTGAGCGGCTGGAAGCCTTGCTCGCCGACGCGCCGATCCAGATATTGGTCAATAACGCCGGTCTGCATCGAGACGTTCCGCTCGCGGGCATGTCAGCCGAGCAGTGGCATGACGTGCTGCGCACGACGCTGGACGGCTTCTTCAACGTAACGAGGCCGCTGATCCTGCCAATGATGAGGACGCGATGGGGCCGCGTGGTCAATCTCTCCTCGCTTTCGGCCATCAAGGGCAATCGCGGTCAGGTGAACTACGCGGCCGCCAAGGCCGGACTCCACGGCGCGACCAAGTCGCTCGCCTTGGAATGCGCCGGCCGCGGGATCACCGTCAACGCGGTGGCACCGGGCGTGGTCGATACGCCCGAGACGCGGGAAGCCTTCACGGCCGAGAGTATCGCCAGCCTCGTGCCCATGAAGCGGGCGGGCCGACCGGAAGAGATCGCCGATCTCGTGGCTTTTCTCGCCTCCGAACGCGCTGGCTACATTACCGGACAGGTCATCGCGATCGACGGCGGCATCGCCTAA
- a CDS encoding beta-ketoacyl synthase chain length factor → MKVGITAIGVLGPGLEGWDQSRAVLRGDTAYREQAFEPPAPEILPSRERRRCGASVRLALGVALEAVDRSGRRPDELAVVFGSSGGSGLEVHRILTALSQPEMLVSPTHFHNSVHNAAVGYWCIATSCHLPSTSIAAYDYTFAAALLKASAQVVTEARPVLLVAFDTPFPEPLHARRPLSHPLALAMVMAPAGDQAAYGKLEVAWRAGAPRVEETPPSDPGLRPLWYGNPAGRGLPLLEAIVRGRAGQVFMRFPDNGHLELALTPT, encoded by the coding sequence GTGAAGGTCGGGATCACCGCGATCGGCGTCTTGGGCCCGGGCCTCGAAGGCTGGGACCAGAGCCGCGCCGTGCTGCGCGGCGACACGGCCTACCGCGAGCAGGCCTTTGAGCCGCCAGCACCGGAGATCCTGCCGAGCCGTGAGCGCCGGCGCTGCGGCGCGTCAGTGCGTCTTGCCCTCGGAGTCGCGCTCGAAGCGGTCGACCGGTCGGGGCGCCGGCCGGACGAGCTTGCGGTGGTGTTCGGCTCCTCGGGCGGCAGTGGCCTGGAGGTCCACCGGATCCTGACAGCGCTCAGCCAGCCGGAGATGCTGGTTTCGCCGACCCACTTCCACAACTCGGTGCACAATGCGGCCGTCGGCTATTGGTGTATCGCCACCTCTTGCCACCTGCCGAGCACGAGCATAGCGGCCTATGACTATACTTTCGCCGCGGCGCTGCTGAAGGCCTCCGCGCAAGTGGTGACGGAAGCCCGGCCGGTGCTTCTGGTGGCGTTCGATACCCCATTCCCCGAGCCGCTTCATGCCAGACGGCCGCTCTCGCATCCCTTGGCCCTCGCCATGGTCATGGCGCCCGCCGGCGACCAAGCAGCCTACGGCAAGCTGGAGGTTGCCTGGCGAGCCGGCGCCCCTCGGGTCGAAGAGACGCCGCCGAGCGACCCCGGACTGCGGCCGCTCTGGTACGGCAATCCCGCTGGCCGCGGACTTCCGCTGCTGGAAGCGATTGTGCGGGGCCGCGCGGGGCAGGTATTTATGCGGTTTCCCGATAACGGGCACCTGGAACTGGCGCTGACGCCGACATGA
- a CDS encoding beta-ketoacyl-[acyl-carrier-protein] synthase family protein, whose translation MSALVVTSYSTVNAAGRGSSATLKALCDGTSGLRPCDYDGADLDTFIGRVDGVEDCRIRPDLSSYDCRNNRLAQMGLETDGFASAVSGAVERYGAERIAVIMGSSTSGVGEGEDAYRRRPDEAAPLPEDFDFQRTHDYYSLTCFVSEYLGLLGPSATVSAACASSSKVFADAWQWIETGICDAAVVGGVDSLCLMTLRGFNALELLSKGPCRPNDAARSGISIAEAAGFALIERPERATRAGPQLLGYGESSDAFHMSSPHPEGLGASLAMAAALERAGIGPGDIDYINLHGTGSGANDSVEDSAVFRIFGAEVATGSTKGWTGHALGAAGITEAVISWLCLEEQLVPGNLNLTTIDPELRCRVQIDTERKPVARVLSNSFGFGGNNCSLVFGRSVP comes from the coding sequence ATGAGCGCCTTGGTTGTCACCAGCTACTCGACAGTGAACGCGGCCGGCCGTGGCAGCTCCGCGACCCTGAAGGCCCTCTGCGACGGCACTTCGGGACTGCGCCCCTGCGACTACGACGGGGCCGACCTCGATACCTTCATTGGGCGGGTCGACGGGGTGGAGGACTGCCGGATCCGCCCTGACCTGAGCAGCTACGACTGCCGCAACAACCGTCTGGCGCAGATGGGCTTGGAAACCGACGGCTTCGCCTCCGCCGTTTCCGGGGCGGTCGAGCGCTACGGCGCGGAGCGGATCGCGGTGATCATGGGGAGCAGCACCTCGGGCGTCGGTGAAGGCGAGGATGCTTACCGCAGGCGGCCCGACGAAGCGGCGCCCTTGCCGGAAGACTTCGACTTTCAGCGCACCCACGACTACTACTCCCTGACCTGCTTCGTCTCCGAATACCTTGGGCTTTTGGGGCCGAGTGCGACGGTTTCGGCGGCCTGCGCCTCGAGCAGCAAGGTCTTCGCCGATGCCTGGCAGTGGATCGAAACCGGCATCTGCGACGCCGCCGTGGTGGGCGGGGTCGACAGCCTCTGCTTGATGACCCTGCGCGGCTTCAACGCACTCGAGCTGCTATCCAAGGGCCCTTGCAGGCCGAACGACGCGGCGCGCTCGGGCATCTCGATCGCGGAAGCTGCTGGCTTCGCCCTGATCGAACGCCCGGAACGGGCTACCCGCGCTGGACCCCAACTGCTCGGCTACGGGGAGAGCAGTGACGCCTTCCACATGTCGTCGCCCCATCCAGAGGGCTTGGGCGCCTCCTTGGCGATGGCCGCGGCTCTGGAGCGGGCAGGCATCGGTCCGGGCGATATCGACTATATCAATCTCCACGGCACCGGGAGCGGCGCAAACGATAGCGTCGAGGACTCGGCGGTCTTTCGGATTTTCGGCGCCGAGGTCGCAACCGGTTCGACCAAGGGCTGGACCGGGCATGCCTTGGGCGCGGCCGGCATCACCGAGGCCGTAATCAGCTGGCTTTGCCTCGAGGAACAGCTGGTGCCCGGAAACCTGAACCTCACAACAATCGACCCGGAACTGCGGTGCAGGGTTCAGATCGACACGGAACGCAAGCCGGTCGCGCGGGTCTTGAGCAACTCCTTCGGATTCGGCGGCAACAACTGCAGCCTGGTCTTCGGTCGGTCCGTGCCGTGA